The region ACTCCTCCGTGATGGGGATCGAAAGGGCAAAGGAATTCAAGCCCGATCTGATCCTTCTTGATATCATGATGCCTAATATGGATGGGTATCAAATCTGCAATGAGCTGAAAAAGACGCCAGAAACGGCATCAATTCCAGTGATTTTCCTTACAGGCAAGGACACGCGCGACGACAAGGGCAGGTCGTTCCAGGTTGGCGGCGATATGTTTGTTAAGAAGCCGTTTTCCTGCGAAAGACTCCTCGAAATCGTCACGATCGTTCTGGCATCAATCGCAAAATAGAGGGCGGTTTTTTTTCTTGACAAAATTGGTGCAGTGCACCATAATGACAGTATGACGTATGTGTTAAAGAGATATTCCAATCGGCGGCTCTACGACCCTCAGCAGGCTCGCAACGTCACTTTAGAGGAGGTCTCCGAACTGGTGCGCGCGGGGAGGAAGGTCAAGATTGTCGATAGCTCGAGCGGTGACGATCTGACGCTAAGAGTCCTCGCACAGACTTTTCTCTACACCTTGAAGGGTTGGAAAGACGACAGGAAGTCTCTTGAAGTGCTGAAGGTACTGATTGCTGAAGGAGGAGAATCGAGCATGGATATTTTGAAGAAAACAATACTCGCCTCACTGGGTGCATTCGAGGTGACAAAGCAGAAGGCTGAGGAGATCATCGATCACCTGATTCAGAAAGGTGAGGTCTCGTCAGCACACAGGGCAGATGCTGTAGTCGAGCTGCTCGACAAGGCTCAGGAGTCGACTAAGAGCATTCGAAACAAGGTTTCTGACGAGATCACGGCTGCAATCGAGAAGATGAAAGTCGCGAAGAAAAAGGATCTTGAAGTTCTTGAGGCCAAAGTCGATGAGTTGATCGTGACAGTCGAGAAACTTGAGGGACGGCTGAAAGATTCTAGATGAGCAGCAGGCAGTGGGACTCCTGAATGCCACATCGGTTTGCCGCAATGCGTTCGCACCGGTCTGCCTGATTGGGCATCCGATTGCGAGTGTGAGAGTTTTCTCACATAATTTCTCTTGACTCAACATCTGCTTCGTTGTACCTTTTTACTAAGTACGGTATTCCATCCCCGCACCTCTCTGAAAGTGCACTGGTATCGCCGCCGAGTCGGAAACAGTGGATATGCAGGTCCTGTGACCCGTTATTCTGCATCTCTTGAGTGAGCACAAAAGGGACACCCGCCTGCGCAACCTGACAGGACGGTGCTTGTAACATGCGGGAGTCTATTCCGCAAATTACAAAATGGACCGGACATCATCGCGCAGACAACAACTCAAGAAGGCTGACTGATCTAAACGACAGCCGTCTCGCTGTCGTTTGGGCTGAAAGCTTCTTGTATGCCGGTTCATCGGCATTCCTTCTTCTGATATCGAGCCTCTATCCCGTCTACTGGTATGTCTCATGCATTGCGCTTGTCCCGCTGCTGTATCGGATCATCTGGGCATCCACGGCAGAATCCCTCCGTCTCGGATTTCTGTTTGGACTTACTTATGGATGCGTAGCATTCGCTGGTGGTTTGCTTGAAGCTCCAGTCGCGGTGCTGCTGAAGCTCGCTACCTGCACAGCGCTCCTGGCTCTTTTCGCATGGGGGATATCCCGGACAAGGGATAAGCTTGGATTCAATCCCGTGATCGTTGCCTTGATCTGGATTGTGTTTGAGATCACGCTGGTTAGACTCGGCCTTCTGAGTTCTCCTCTTGCCGAATCCGGTATCCAATCCGAATCGTTGCTTCACGGCATGGCAGTCCTGTTCGGATTCTTGATTGTCTCGTTTGCGATCGTATGCTTGAATGCGGTCATTGCGGCATTCTTAAACCTGTGCATGTCGGATGAAAGCCGCCGTGAGGCAGCTTCCGACGATGATTCATCAGCGCTTGAATCAATACAAAGAGCAGTAGATTTGCTTCGAGGTTTCTTCTTCTTACCGGAGGGACGAGCGCCGCCGAATTGACGCCGCTACGAATTTGGTGATCAATTGGAAAACAAGACAGATTGTGCATCCAAGAATGCATGGAACAGTATTAGTAGAAGCAAAGGGAAGGGAACGATAATGAGAAGTACGCATTTGACATTGCGAATGTTGCTGGTAGGTGTATTCCTATTCGCTCCAACGCTTAGTGCTTTTGCTGACGCCAAGCAGTTGAGACTCGAGTCGATAAACGAGTCCGCAATCAATTTGAACGGTCTTGAGAGAGAGTTTGCTCAAAGAGCAGATCTTTTGGGGTTGAGCCCAATCAATGACATCAAAACTGTTGCCATAAGTGACAAAATATCGAGAGTCACCTCTATGGCCATGGCTCAATTTCAGCAGAATGAGATTAGCAGTACTTTCTTTCTTCGAGAGGATCGATTTATAATCAAAGACATGGCCGGTCAAACCCACACGATAGCTTCACATGATATCTCCATGAGGAACGTAGGCGACCGATTCACAGTCGACTTGACGTTCAAACTTCCGCCTAGTTTCGACAAGGCAGTCGGATTCAGAACCGGAATAGCGGGCTTACAGATCACGCGCACCTCAGTCTTCGATTTGCCTGGCCTCTTGGAGCTGCTTGAATCAGGGGATCAGGATGCAATCCAGGCAGAATTGCATAGACTGACCAGCATGACCCAGAACTTAACCGAAACGGTCACTGTAACGCGACCCG is a window of Candidatus Zixiibacteriota bacterium DNA encoding:
- a CDS encoding phasin family protein, which produces MLKRYSNRRLYDPQQARNVTLEEVSELVRAGRKVKIVDSSSGDDLTLRVLAQTFLYTLKGWKDDRKSLEVLKVLIAEGGESSMDILKKTILASLGAFEVTKQKAEEIIDHLIQKGEVSSAHRADAVVELLDKAQESTKSIRNKVSDEITAAIEKMKVAKKKDLEVLEAKVDELIVTVEKLEGRLKDSR
- a CDS encoding response regulator codes for the protein MSMKIGTVGRTKTANILVIDDESEITQIIEAFLQNAGYSVATENSSVMGIERAKEFKPDLILLDIMMPNMDGYQICNELKKTPETASIPVIFLTGKDTRDDKGRSFQVGGDMFVKKPFSCERLLEIVTIVLASIAK